One Triticum dicoccoides isolate Atlit2015 ecotype Zavitan chromosome 5B, WEW_v2.0, whole genome shotgun sequence genomic window carries:
- the LOC119305752 gene encoding uncharacterized protein LOC119305752, translating to MASGGQTKMVAVGMLLVILFAAVAHAVLVPPVPPHHQACIHTTGEVPAASDCICSKNCACARKCILAGGTGDHVKARFIDCVLKNDCRCNDNCFAHQPPVPIILAEHQK from the coding sequence ATGGCTTCCGGCGGCCAAACGAAGATGGTTGCCGTTGGCATGCTGCTGGTCATCCTGTTCGCCGCGGTGGCTCACGCCGTCCTAGTGCCGCCAGTGCCGCCGCACCACCAAGCCTGCATCCACACGACGGGCGAGGTTCCCGCCGCCAGTGACTGCATCTGCTCCAAGAACTGCGCATGCGCCAGAAAGTGCATCTTAGCAGGCGGCACGGGCGACCATGTCAAGGCCCGCTTCATCGATTGTGTGCTCAAGAACGACTGCAGGTGCAACGATAACTGCTTCGCCCACCAGCCCCCGGTGCCCATCATCCTAGCAGAGCACCAAAAGTGA